One Amycolatopsis thermophila DNA segment encodes these proteins:
- a CDS encoding DUF4863 family protein: MTTAQDLIDRSIPFLEEVKNRTAGGELESWLNERYGPGSELYDDLARMITDGVRAGWAANIEVDGPKYRRSRIADPSGALNYFSVTAVYMDSVEPYRGQYHQHPYGELNLVVPLDPGAKLMGPRGWSGAGWTAPGPGSHHYPEVKGGALIALFYLPAGRISYDITPPDAEG; encoded by the coding sequence ATGACCACCGCGCAGGATCTGATCGACCGCAGCATCCCCTTTCTCGAGGAGGTGAAGAACCGCACCGCGGGCGGGGAGCTGGAGAGCTGGCTCAACGAGCGGTACGGGCCGGGCAGCGAGCTCTACGACGACCTCGCCCGCATGATCACCGACGGGGTGCGCGCGGGATGGGCGGCCAACATCGAGGTGGATGGCCCGAAATACCGGCGCAGCCGCATCGCCGACCCCAGTGGCGCGCTCAACTACTTCAGCGTCACCGCCGTTTACATGGACAGTGTCGAGCCCTATCGCGGCCAGTACCACCAGCACCCCTACGGCGAGCTCAACCTGGTGGTCCCGCTCGACCCCGGCGCGAAGCTGATGGGCCCGCGCGGGTGGAGCGGCGCGGGCTGGACCGCCCCCGGCCCGGGCAGCCACCACTACCCGGAGGTCAAGGGCGGCGCGCTGATCGCCCTGTTCTACCTGCCCGCGGGGCGGATCTCGTACGACATCACGCCGCCCGATGCGGAAGGCTGA
- a CDS encoding alpha/beta hydrolase, producing the protein MTTGPAVERDLTYAVVDGVPLRLDIHRAAQPGAPVVVYAHGGGWSRGTRSDDSATRLAPLAAHGVTVVSADYRLAPHAVFPQPLHDLKGAVRWLRAHGPELGLPTARIGVWGASAGAYLGSLLALSEGDGDLEGTVGGNTGQSSAVQAVVHWFGQTDLAASAARTELEARLLPFRFEADLLGVTDPAELAERACGLSLLSRVSAQAPPFLIAHGDRDRIVPPSEGLALHEALGRAGARSRFELLAGAGHEDPEFDSPATLATTAAWLRAVLNPPA; encoded by the coding sequence ATGACTACTGGGCCGGCCGTCGAACGGGACCTGACCTACGCCGTCGTCGACGGGGTACCGCTGCGCCTCGACATCCACCGCGCCGCGCAGCCCGGGGCGCCGGTGGTCGTGTACGCGCACGGCGGCGGCTGGAGCCGCGGCACCCGATCCGACGACAGCGCCACCCGGCTCGCGCCGCTGGCGGCTCACGGCGTCACGGTCGTCTCGGCCGACTACCGCCTCGCACCGCACGCGGTGTTCCCGCAACCGCTGCACGACCTCAAGGGTGCGGTGCGGTGGCTGCGTGCCCACGGCCCGGAACTGGGCCTGCCCACCGCGAGGATCGGCGTGTGGGGTGCCTCGGCCGGCGCCTACCTCGGGTCGCTGCTGGCACTGTCCGAAGGCGACGGTGACCTGGAGGGCACGGTCGGCGGGAACACCGGGCAGTCCAGCGCCGTGCAGGCCGTGGTGCACTGGTTCGGTCAGACCGACCTGGCCGCCTCGGCCGCGCGCACCGAACTGGAGGCGCGGTTGCTGCCGTTCCGGTTCGAGGCGGACCTGCTCGGTGTCACCGACCCCGCCGAACTGGCCGAGCGCGCCTGCGGGCTCAGCCTCCTGTCGCGCGTGTCCGCGCAGGCGCCGCCGTTCCTGATCGCCCACGGCGACCGGGACCGGATCGTCCCGCCCTCGGAAGGCCTCGCGCTGCACGAAGCGCTCGGCCGGGCCGGCGCGCGCAGCCGCTTCGAACTGCTGGCGGGAGCCGGACACGAAGACCCGGAGTTCGACAGTCCCGCCACCCTCGCCACCACCGCCGCCTGGCTGCGTGCGGTCCTGAACCCGCCCGCGTGA
- a CDS encoding nitroreductase has translation MPNPAPAPAPAATVEEALLSRRSVRAFRPDPVDRAVIERLLTLAARSASNSNCQPWQVHVVTGAAKRRLCEALVHAHDHAGPVAEREYDYQPPAEAWPEPYRSRRRSFGEHLYQHTLGIPAVDKAARRAHHRRNYDFFGAPVGIVLTVSRRPREGALVDAGLFLQALMLAARGLGLDTCPQASLIDYYPVLRQHLDIPDDQIIVCGLALGHADPDHPLNRLRTPREPLARFATFHD, from the coding sequence ATGCCCAACCCAGCTCCGGCCCCGGCGCCCGCGGCGACCGTCGAGGAGGCGTTGCTCAGCCGCCGCAGTGTCCGGGCCTTCCGGCCCGACCCGGTGGACCGCGCGGTGATCGAGCGCCTGCTGACGCTGGCCGCCCGGTCGGCGAGCAACTCCAACTGCCAGCCCTGGCAGGTCCACGTGGTCACCGGCGCCGCCAAGCGCCGGCTGTGCGAGGCCCTGGTGCACGCCCACGACCACGCCGGCCCGGTCGCCGAGCGCGAGTACGACTACCAGCCGCCGGCCGAGGCGTGGCCCGAGCCCTACCGGTCGCGCCGCCGGTCGTTCGGCGAGCACCTCTACCAGCACACGCTGGGCATCCCGGCCGTCGACAAGGCGGCCCGCCGGGCGCACCACCGCCGCAACTACGACTTCTTCGGAGCGCCGGTGGGCATCGTGCTCACGGTGAGCCGCCGGCCACGCGAAGGCGCGCTCGTCGACGCGGGCCTGTTCCTCCAGGCGCTGATGCTCGCGGCGCGCGGGCTCGGCCTGGACACGTGCCCGCAGGCCTCACTGATCGACTACTACCCGGTGCTGCGTCAGCACCTCGACATCCCGGACGACCAGATCATCGTGTGCGGCCTGGCCCTCGGCCACGCCGACCCGGACCACCCCCTCAACCGGCTCCGGACGCCCCGCGAACCGCTCGCCCGGTTCGCGACCTTCCACGACTGA
- a CDS encoding alpha/beta fold hydrolase yields MPETYVLVPGAWHGAWCWRPVAGRLRAAGHRVFAVTLPGLADGDDRRGRNLSDTVDFLAAFLDRHDLTDVTLVGHSWGGYPITGAAHRIPRRLRRLVYCNAFVPERGRPLVDDVPPGHAALFKQLASASADGSIVMPYEVWQHAFVQDLAEPVRKLLHDLLVPQPMSYFDQALDAPDVTSLGIPVSYLAGREDLAMPPGEFAWSPRFPRRLGVDPVELPGGHESFLTRPDDFVRALSALR; encoded by the coding sequence ATGCCGGAAACCTATGTCCTCGTACCCGGCGCCTGGCACGGCGCGTGGTGCTGGCGGCCGGTCGCCGGCCGGCTGCGCGCCGCCGGCCACCGCGTCTTCGCCGTCACGCTGCCCGGCCTCGCCGACGGCGACGACCGGCGCGGCCGGAACCTGAGCGACACCGTCGACTTCCTCGCCGCCTTCCTGGACCGGCACGACCTGACCGACGTCACGCTCGTCGGCCACAGCTGGGGCGGGTACCCGATCACCGGTGCCGCGCACCGCATCCCGCGGCGTCTCCGCCGGCTCGTGTACTGCAACGCGTTCGTGCCCGAGCGCGGCAGGCCGCTCGTGGACGACGTGCCCCCGGGCCACGCCGCGCTGTTCAAGCAGCTCGCGTCGGCGTCCGCCGACGGCTCGATCGTCATGCCCTACGAGGTGTGGCAGCACGCATTCGTCCAGGACCTGGCCGAACCGGTGCGGAAACTCCTCCACGACCTGCTCGTGCCGCAGCCGATGAGCTACTTCGACCAGGCCCTCGACGCCCCCGACGTGACGTCGCTGGGGATCCCGGTCAGCTACCTCGCCGGGCGCGAGGACCTCGCGATGCCGCCCGGCGAGTTCGCCTGGTCCCCGCGGTTCCCCCGCCGGCTCGGCGTGGACCCCGTCGAGCTGCCCGGCGGGCACGAGTCGTTCCTGACCCGACCCGACGACTTCGTCCGGGCGCTGTCCGCCTTGCGCTGA
- a CDS encoding SDR family NAD(P)-dependent oxidoreductase, producing the protein MTAFDLTGKTVWVTGAGKGLGRAIAVALASAGATVAVTSRTRGDLESLADELGAGTVVLPGSVSDAGFAESAVERLGRLDVLVNCAGISPVFKRSERVTDEEWREVLRVNLDGTWYCARAAGRRMLQQGGGSIINVSSVHATTGFERIAPYAASKGAVEALTRVLAVEWADRGVRVNTLAPGYFGTDLAGPLMNSRWGDTIRASVPLGRTGEPSELGGAAVFLAGDASSYVTGTTLYIDGGWTAH; encoded by the coding sequence GTGACGGCGTTCGATCTCACCGGGAAGACGGTGTGGGTGACCGGCGCCGGCAAGGGGCTGGGCCGGGCCATCGCGGTGGCGCTCGCCTCGGCGGGCGCCACGGTCGCGGTCACCTCACGCACCCGCGGCGACCTGGAGAGCCTGGCCGACGAACTCGGGGCGGGCACGGTGGTGCTCCCGGGCTCGGTGAGCGATGCCGGTTTCGCCGAGTCGGCGGTGGAGCGGCTGGGCCGGCTGGACGTGCTCGTGAACTGCGCCGGGATCAGCCCGGTGTTCAAACGCAGCGAGCGGGTCACCGACGAGGAGTGGCGGGAGGTGCTGCGGGTCAACCTCGACGGCACCTGGTACTGCGCACGCGCCGCCGGCAGGCGGATGCTGCAGCAGGGCGGGGGCAGCATCATCAACGTGTCGTCGGTGCACGCCACGACGGGTTTCGAACGCATCGCCCCGTACGCGGCGAGCAAGGGCGCGGTGGAAGCGCTCACCCGCGTGCTCGCGGTCGAGTGGGCGGACCGGGGCGTGCGGGTCAACACCCTGGCCCCGGGCTACTTCGGCACCGATCTGGCGGGCCCGCTGATGAACAGCAGGTGGGGCGACACCATCCGCGCTTCGGTGCCCCTCGGCCGGACCGGCGAACCGTCCGAACTGGGCGGCGCAGCCGTCTTCCTCGCCGGCGACGCGTCCTCGTACGTCACCGGAACCACCCTCTACATCGACGGAGGATGGACCGCGCACTGA
- a CDS encoding acyl-CoA synthetase, with product MYNFAGVLEHNVGRYPDKVVLAQGERRTTNRELSARVHALAAGLRERGIGRGDIVALLLYNHIEFVETVLALNHLGAAFLPLNYRLSPAEWEFILGNSEAAAILTEPEFADAVAAIPVRHRLLLGEARNGWLSYDDLVAGHLGETVPIAEVGPDALQRLMYTSGTTSRPKGVCITHANVLYKNLGQIVEFGITSADTTLVCGPLYHVGGLDLPALATLHAGGSLILTRKFDAREVADVIERERPTNIWLAPSMMNALLHLPGITERDTSSIRFIIGGGEKMPVPLVERIRAAFPSAWFADAYGLTETVSGDTFNDPGHVLSKVGSVGRPVVHQRVRIVDDLGREVPRGQLGEITLSGPKVFAGYWRDPEATAKALRDGWFHTGDIGRLDEDGYLYVEDRKKDMIVSGGENIATPEVERVLYEHPDVVEAAVVGMPHERWGEVPKAFVVLRPGAAVEAAELVAFCRERLAKFKVPAEIQFLGQLPRTPSGKVLKRDLRTLPVIA from the coding sequence ATGTACAACTTCGCCGGCGTGCTCGAGCACAACGTCGGGCGGTATCCGGACAAGGTCGTCCTCGCCCAGGGTGAGCGGCGGACGACCAACCGCGAGCTCTCCGCCCGGGTGCACGCCCTCGCCGCGGGGCTGCGCGAACGGGGCATCGGCCGCGGCGACATCGTCGCCCTGCTGCTGTACAACCACATCGAGTTCGTCGAGACGGTGCTCGCGCTCAACCACCTGGGTGCGGCGTTCCTGCCGCTGAACTACCGGCTCTCCCCCGCCGAGTGGGAGTTCATCCTCGGCAACTCCGAGGCCGCCGCGATCCTGACCGAACCGGAGTTCGCCGACGCCGTCGCGGCGATCCCCGTCCGGCACCGGCTGCTCCTCGGCGAGGCGCGGAACGGGTGGCTGTCCTACGACGACCTCGTGGCCGGCCACCTCGGTGAGACGGTGCCGATCGCGGAGGTCGGCCCGGACGCGCTGCAGCGCCTGATGTACACCTCCGGCACCACCTCCCGACCCAAGGGGGTGTGCATCACGCACGCCAACGTGCTGTACAAGAACCTCGGGCAGATCGTCGAGTTCGGGATCACCAGCGCCGACACCACGCTGGTGTGCGGCCCGCTCTACCACGTCGGCGGGCTCGACCTGCCGGCGCTGGCCACCCTGCACGCCGGTGGTTCGCTGATCCTCACGCGGAAGTTCGACGCGCGCGAGGTCGCCGACGTCATCGAGCGGGAGCGGCCGACCAACATCTGGCTCGCGCCCTCGATGATGAACGCCCTGCTGCACCTGCCGGGCATCACCGAACGGGACACCTCCTCGATCCGGTTCATCATCGGCGGCGGCGAGAAGATGCCCGTCCCGCTGGTCGAGCGCATCCGCGCGGCGTTCCCGTCCGCCTGGTTCGCCGACGCCTACGGCCTCACCGAGACCGTCTCCGGCGACACCTTCAACGACCCCGGGCACGTGCTGTCGAAGGTGGGATCGGTCGGCAGGCCCGTGGTGCACCAGCGGGTGCGCATCGTCGACGACCTCGGACGGGAAGTGCCGCGCGGGCAGCTCGGCGAGATCACCCTGTCCGGGCCGAAGGTGTTCGCCGGGTACTGGCGGGACCCGGAAGCGACGGCGAAAGCCCTGCGCGACGGGTGGTTCCACACCGGCGACATCGGGCGACTCGACGAGGACGGCTACCTCTACGTCGAGGACCGGAAGAAGGACATGATCGTCTCCGGCGGGGAGAACATCGCCACCCCCGAGGTCGAACGCGTCCTCTACGAACACCCGGACGTCGTGGAGGCCGCGGTCGTCGGCATGCCGCACGAGCGGTGGGGCGAGGTGCCCAAGGCGTTCGTCGTGCTGCGTCCCGGTGCCGCCGTCGAGGCCGCCGAGCTGGTGGCCTTCTGCCGCGAACGGCTCGCGAAGTTCAAGGTGCCCGCCGAGATCCAGTTCCTCGGCCAGTTGCCGCGGACCCCGTCGGGCAAGGTGCTCAAGCGCGACCTGCGGACCCTGCCGGTGATCGCGTGA
- a CDS encoding SDR family NAD(P)-dependent oxidoreductase, whose protein sequence is MNCAVITGAASGIGRACALRLAATGATVALLDRHGADGTRREIEDRGGKAVGFGVDVTDDDAVRDVVGRLPAPPRVLVNAAGIIVRKKLLECTVEEWRRVVDVNLTGYFVLLRNVIPAMSAAGGGSIVQIASIAGHTGYGFSSYTAAKGGVLALTRQLAAELAEHRIRINSVSPGVVESGLNRDTLGNQAIRQATVDNIPLGRLGEPDDIARVVAFLAGPEADFVTGADLVADGGMISTIHWGKAGAELHSFHSEER, encoded by the coding sequence ATGAACTGCGCTGTCATCACCGGCGCCGCGTCCGGCATCGGACGGGCCTGTGCCCTGCGATTGGCCGCCACCGGCGCGACCGTGGCGCTCCTGGACCGCCACGGCGCGGATGGCACCCGCCGGGAGATCGAAGACCGGGGCGGCAAAGCCGTGGGCTTCGGGGTCGACGTCACCGACGACGACGCCGTCCGCGACGTCGTGGGCCGGCTGCCCGCTCCCCCGCGGGTGCTCGTCAACGCCGCCGGGATCATCGTCCGCAAGAAGTTGCTGGAGTGCACCGTCGAGGAGTGGCGACGCGTCGTCGACGTCAACCTCACCGGCTACTTCGTCCTCCTGCGCAACGTCATCCCGGCCATGTCCGCCGCGGGCGGCGGGTCCATCGTCCAGATCGCCTCGATCGCCGGGCACACCGGCTACGGGTTCTCCTCCTACACCGCGGCCAAGGGCGGGGTGCTCGCCCTGACCAGGCAGCTGGCGGCGGAACTGGCCGAACACCGGATCCGCATCAACTCCGTCAGCCCCGGCGTGGTGGAAAGCGGCCTCAACCGGGACACCCTGGGCAACCAGGCGATCCGCCAGGCCACAGTGGACAACATCCCCCTCGGCCGCCTCGGCGAACCGGACGACATCGCCCGCGTCGTCGCCTTCCTCGCCGGCCCCGAAGCCGATTTCGTCACCGGTGCCGACCTCGTCGCGGACGGCGGCATGATCAGCACCATCCACTGGGGCAAGGCGGGCGCCGAACTGCACAGCTTCCACTCGGAGGAGCGCTGA
- a CDS encoding SDR family NAD(P)-dependent oxidoreductase → MTGVLAAGGPAGMHGRQAVVTGAARGIGARIACELAAAGAGVTVLDINDPGETVAAIQERGGVATGQAVDVTDLAALRRAVSALPALDVLVTSAAVYGDTVAIDDLDESEVDFVLGVNVKGTLWAIKAALPLLRRRGGRVVCIGSVAGKVGGVLAGPHYVASKGAVHAVVKWLAKTEAAHGITANAVAPGVVDTEMVAGRGYRPDYCPLGRLARPEEIARVAAFLASPAASYMTGAVVDVNGGYAMG, encoded by the coding sequence ATGACCGGCGTCCTCGCCGCGGGCGGTCCCGCCGGCATGCACGGCCGGCAGGCCGTCGTGACCGGCGCCGCCCGCGGCATCGGGGCGCGGATCGCGTGCGAACTGGCCGCCGCCGGCGCGGGCGTGACCGTGCTGGACATCAACGATCCCGGCGAGACGGTGGCCGCGATCCAGGAGCGGGGCGGAGTCGCGACCGGGCAGGCGGTGGACGTCACCGACCTGGCCGCGCTCCGGCGGGCCGTCTCGGCGTTGCCCGCTCTCGACGTGCTGGTCACTTCGGCCGCGGTCTACGGCGACACCGTCGCGATCGACGACCTGGACGAGTCCGAAGTGGACTTCGTGCTCGGCGTCAACGTCAAGGGGACGCTGTGGGCGATCAAGGCGGCGCTGCCGCTCCTGCGCCGCCGCGGCGGCCGGGTGGTCTGCATCGGCTCGGTCGCCGGCAAGGTGGGCGGCGTGCTCGCCGGGCCGCACTACGTGGCGAGCAAAGGTGCCGTGCACGCGGTCGTGAAATGGCTCGCCAAGACCGAGGCCGCGCACGGGATCACCGCCAACGCCGTCGCTCCCGGCGTGGTGGACACCGAGATGGTCGCCGGCCGCGGCTACCGGCCGGACTACTGCCCGCTGGGCCGACTCGCCCGGCCCGAGGAGATCGCGCGGGTGGCGGCGTTCCTCGCCTCACCCGCGGCCAGCTACATGACCGGCGCCGTGGTCGACGTCAACGGCGGATACGCGATGGGCTGA
- a CDS encoding carboxymuconolactone decarboxylase family protein, with product MTSIELNDRQRELREQFVSERGYWNPFWEGLLSLDPEFFEAYLNFSSVPWRKGVLEPKVRELIYTAIDASTTHLYEPGLRQHIRNALGYGATKEEIMEVLELTSVLGIHSCTLGVPVLMEELAAHERKNGQGS from the coding sequence ATGACTTCGATCGAGCTGAACGACCGGCAGCGTGAGCTGCGTGAGCAGTTCGTGTCCGAACGCGGGTACTGGAACCCGTTCTGGGAGGGGCTGCTCAGCCTCGACCCCGAGTTCTTCGAGGCCTACCTCAACTTCTCGTCCGTGCCGTGGCGGAAGGGGGTTCTCGAACCGAAGGTGCGGGAGCTCATCTACACCGCCATCGACGCCTCCACCACGCACCTGTACGAACCCGGGCTGCGCCAGCACATCCGCAACGCACTGGGCTACGGGGCGACCAAGGAGGAGATCATGGAGGTCCTGGAACTGACCAGCGTGCTGGGCATCCACAGCTGCACGCTCGGCGTGCCGGTGCTGATGGAGGAGCTGGCGGCCCACGAGCGGAAGAACGGCCAGGGTTCATGA
- a CDS encoding hydantoinase B/oxoprolinase family protein: MTVSLKDLDDAQFTERYGADRFTATVLSSRMRYIVQHMCTGLLNNAFSLILRDWYDFAATISGPPEQNYPMSSVSNSLAMFLGTMSEAVRNTISEYGPENLRPGDVVICNDPYRAGNHVNDICFIRPVFAGDRLISFVTLRAHQLDMGGVVPAGFSGTKRNVYENGLVIAPTLLYRDDQPIKSAFNLIFDNARYCALLLPDIKTIYANLRLGEQLILESVERYGVEAYLGAIRYSTDVSAEAMRTALAELPDGVYEAEEGIDCDGIDDTIDYRIKVKITKSGPRMELDFSGTSPQARTSINAGILDTKTAVGVALKFLIDPATPFTSGAYRDIDIVLPAGTFISATPPDGAVFLYWESTGPVLLAVFRALEKALGRKAVGGDYGSLNIHNANGVLDDGTPWVTTAQCGGEHGPWGATEAGDADSYSVVYQANNLDPATEAIESELPAVVLRKEYKPDSGGAGTNRGGAAVLKDTLYLTAAEHWSSPLHTKSPSGLGVYGGKSGGLGATWVFHPEDRDVVRRRELLPTTDEVYAGATPVAGMLNPGTKCVDPDGEYFYFASTPVWHTKPHAVFRYLTNGGGGWGNPLERDPERVKKDVRDEYVTVEGAYRDYGVVITGDPVNDPEGLRVDEAATRQRRAELAGR, translated from the coding sequence ATGACTGTTTCACTCAAGGACCTCGACGACGCGCAGTTCACCGAGCGGTACGGCGCCGACCGGTTCACCGCCACCGTCCTGTCCAGCCGGATGCGCTACATCGTGCAGCACATGTGCACGGGCCTGCTCAACAACGCGTTCTCGCTGATCCTGCGCGACTGGTACGACTTCGCCGCCACCATCTCCGGCCCGCCGGAGCAGAACTACCCGATGTCGTCGGTGAGCAACAGCCTCGCCATGTTCCTCGGCACGATGTCGGAGGCGGTGCGCAACACCATCTCCGAATACGGGCCGGAGAACCTGCGCCCCGGCGACGTGGTGATCTGCAACGACCCCTACCGCGCCGGCAACCACGTCAACGACATCTGCTTCATCCGGCCGGTGTTCGCCGGGGACCGCCTCATCTCGTTCGTCACCCTGCGGGCGCACCAGCTGGACATGGGCGGCGTCGTCCCGGCCGGCTTCAGCGGCACCAAGCGCAACGTCTACGAGAACGGGCTGGTGATCGCGCCGACCCTGCTCTACCGCGACGACCAGCCGATCAAGTCGGCGTTCAACCTGATCTTCGACAACGCCCGCTACTGCGCGCTGCTGCTGCCCGACATCAAGACCATCTACGCCAACCTCCGGCTCGGCGAGCAGCTGATCCTGGAAAGCGTCGAGCGCTACGGGGTCGAGGCGTACCTGGGCGCGATCCGGTACAGCACCGACGTTTCCGCGGAGGCGATGCGCACCGCGCTGGCCGAGCTGCCCGACGGCGTGTACGAAGCCGAGGAGGGCATCGACTGCGACGGCATCGACGACACCATCGACTACCGGATCAAGGTGAAGATCACCAAGTCCGGCCCCCGCATGGAACTGGACTTCAGCGGTACCTCGCCGCAGGCCCGGACGAGCATCAACGCGGGGATCCTGGACACCAAGACCGCGGTCGGTGTCGCGCTGAAGTTCCTCATCGACCCGGCCACCCCGTTCACCTCCGGCGCCTACCGCGACATCGACATCGTGCTGCCGGCCGGGACCTTCATCAGCGCCACCCCGCCCGACGGCGCCGTGTTCCTCTACTGGGAGAGCACCGGCCCGGTCCTGCTGGCCGTGTTCCGCGCGCTGGAGAAGGCACTGGGCCGCAAGGCGGTCGGCGGCGACTACGGCTCGCTCAACATCCACAACGCCAACGGTGTCCTGGACGACGGCACCCCGTGGGTCACCACCGCGCAGTGCGGCGGCGAGCACGGCCCGTGGGGCGCGACCGAGGCCGGCGACGCGGACAGCTACTCCGTGGTGTACCAGGCCAACAACCTCGACCCGGCGACCGAGGCCATCGAGTCCGAACTGCCGGCGGTCGTGCTGCGCAAGGAGTACAAACCGGACAGTGGCGGCGCGGGCACCAACCGCGGCGGCGCGGCCGTGCTCAAGGACACGCTGTACCTGACCGCGGCCGAGCACTGGTCCAGCCCGCTGCACACCAAGAGCCCCAGCGGGCTGGGGGTCTACGGCGGCAAGAGCGGCGGCCTGGGCGCGACGTGGGTCTTCCACCCGGAGGACCGCGACGTGGTGCGCCGCAGGGAACTGCTCCCGACCACCGACGAGGTCTACGCCGGGGCGACGCCGGTCGCCGGGATGCTGAACCCCGGCACCAAGTGCGTCGACCCGGACGGCGAGTACTTCTACTTCGCCAGCACCCCGGTCTGGCACACCAAACCCCACGCGGTGTTCCGCTACCTCACCAACGGGGGCGGCGGCTGGGGCAACCCCCTCGAACGGGACCCGGAGCGGGTCAAGAAGGACGTGCGCGACGAGTACGTCACGGTCGAGGGCGCCTACCGCGACTACGGGGTCGTCATCACCGGAGACCCGGTGAACGACCCGGAAGGTCTGCGGGTGGACGAGGCGGCCACACGTCAGCGCCGTGCCGAACTGGCCGGGCGGTAA